A genomic stretch from Salvelinus alpinus chromosome 38, SLU_Salpinus.1, whole genome shotgun sequence includes:
- the LOC139566356 gene encoding zinc finger protein 835-like, with translation MSETNVLHQRISSVMDILTSAAVTEICKLVEDCCGALSVEVSQSKEQIKMLQKQLRLAESNYMSVSCKESQTPVRSGSPINNSPSGNYPTANADDADDTHDDKDFQQFIVSEVECHPVEQYCKQELSPSLGKDDWNPIQIKEEQEEFSIIQEKEDSVFTPAWVKSDYDQYPTQSSQSEEYKDTMAFTEEIKTEPKEDNSSEPTSDSHPQCKLKKTWTEIGQSSKGRKTMDLRSPVQRSHTEEKPFCCSDCGERFTQMGKLDAHRKAHKGKKPHRCDECGKCFTQVGYLNYHRKTHTGEKPHRCHDCGKCFYRVGDLTLHMRIHTGEKPLCCQVCGKCFARPSNLRSHIRIHTEKCYCCQYCGKYFRRKDSLTAHMRIHTREII, from the exons ATGTCTGAGACGAATGTTTTGCATCAACGGATAAGCTCCGTCATGGACATTCTAACCTCCGCTGCCGTGACAGAGATTTGCAAGTTAGTAGAGGATTGCTGTGGAGCGTTAAGTGTAGAAGTCTCTCAAAGCAAAGAGCaaatcaaaatgctacagaagCAACTCAGGCTGGCTGAGTCGAATTACATGTCAGTGAGTTGCAAAGAAAGTCAGACGCCTGTCAGAAGCGGCTCACCAATAAACAACAGTCCTTCGGGCAATTACCCCACGGCCAATGCCGATGATGCGGACGACACTCACGATGACAAAG ATTTCCAGCAGTTCATTGTCTCTGAAGTGGAGTGTCACCCTGTCGAGCAGTATTGTAAGCAGGAGTTGAGCCCCAGTCTGGGGAAAGATGACTGGAACCCCATCCagattaaagaggaacaggaggaatTCAGTATCATCCAGGAGAAGGAAGACTCTGTATTCACTCCTGCCTGGGTGAAAAGTGACTACGATCAGTACCCAACTCAGTCCTCACAAAGTGAAGAATACAAAGACACAATGGCCTTTACTGAAGAGATCAAAACAGAACCTAAGGAAGATAATTCCTCAGAGCCAACCAGTGACTCTCATCCCCAGTGCAAATTGAAGAAGACATGGACAGAAATAGGACAAAGCTCGAAGGGTAGAAAAACCATGGATCTAAGGTCACCAGTGCAAAGGAGTCACACAGAAGAGAAACCATTTTGCTGTAGTGATTGTGGTGAACGTTTCACTCAGATGGGAAAACTGGATGCTCATAGGAAGGCCCACAAAGGAAAGAAACCGCATCGCTGTGATGAATGTGGCAAATGTTTTACTCAAGTTGGGTATCTGAACTATCACAGAAAgactcacacaggggagaaacctcaTCGCTGTCATGATTGTGGTAAATGTTTCTATCGAGTTGGTGATCTGACACTTCATATGAGGATTCACACAGGGGAAAAACCACTTTGCTGCCAGGTCTGTGGCAAATGTTTTGCTCGTCCTAGTAATCTGAGGTCTCACATTAGGATTCACACAGAGAAATGTTATTGCTGTCAATATTGTGGCAAATATTTTCGTCGTAAAGATAGTCTGACCGCGCATATGAGGATTCACACAAGGGAAATCATATAA